The Thalassotalea sp. HSM 43 genome window below encodes:
- the yejK gene encoding nucleoid-associated protein YejK: MSLIITNIDLHYLTKAENSAEVKITSNKGLIEVNEKINAFMENLHSTYNSKGSKSFGGFKQGPEVDNAQSFMKLLQDYLDDQEQFVPFSNQAVMRLKLELEKYELAETGYLVTCHYEMLGGRYLFVCLLPVSEHYYVDGELNISADTHVDTSKMTLAARIDLFEYEQNPQGNRYISFIKGRAGRKVADFFLDFLGCEEGIDAKQQSHNLVQAVEDFVNVNQLNPEEKQNTRKELLSYCKEQNQLGQEVKLKELSEVIPVEDNGEKFFEFCQQNDYELEESFPHEQAVINKVTKYSGYGAGISVSFERSHFGSDVRYNPEKGTLTIYKVPPNLKEQLLKLIEDHNKAQDAVSDDSNTAATAPSDSAPF; the protein is encoded by the coding sequence ATGAGTTTAATTATAACCAATATTGATCTGCATTACCTGACTAAAGCAGAAAACTCAGCAGAAGTAAAAATTACTTCCAATAAAGGCCTCATTGAAGTTAATGAGAAGATTAACGCCTTTATGGAAAATCTGCATTCGACCTACAACAGCAAAGGCAGTAAATCCTTTGGTGGTTTCAAACAAGGGCCAGAGGTTGATAATGCGCAATCATTTATGAAATTGCTGCAAGATTATCTCGATGACCAGGAACAGTTTGTGCCGTTTTCTAACCAAGCGGTAATGCGTTTAAAGTTAGAATTAGAGAAGTATGAACTTGCTGAAACTGGCTATTTAGTGACATGTCATTATGAAATGCTCGGTGGACGTTATTTGTTTGTCTGTCTATTGCCTGTGTCAGAGCACTATTACGTTGACGGTGAATTGAATATCTCAGCCGATACCCACGTAGACACCTCAAAGATGACCTTAGCCGCTCGTATCGACTTATTTGAATATGAGCAGAACCCACAAGGTAATCGCTATATATCCTTTATTAAGGGACGTGCAGGCCGTAAAGTGGCGGATTTCTTTTTAGACTTTTTAGGCTGTGAAGAAGGCATTGATGCTAAACAGCAATCTCATAACTTGGTCCAAGCGGTTGAAGATTTTGTTAACGTCAATCAATTAAACCCTGAAGAGAAGCAAAATACCCGTAAAGAATTGCTGTCTTATTGTAAAGAACAGAATCAATTAGGCCAGGAAGTAAAACTTAAAGAGCTATCAGAGGTTATCCCTGTAGAGGATAACGGTGAAAAGTTCTTCGAATTTTGCCAGCAAAATGATTATGAACTTGAAGAAAGCTTTCCGCACGAACAAGCCGTGATTAATAAAGTCACAAAATACTCAGGCTATGGCGCTGGTATCAGTGTCAGCTTTGAACGTTCTCACTTTGGTAGCGACGTTCGTTATAATCCCGAAAAAGGTACACTTACAATTTATAAAGTACCACCAAATCTCAAAGAACAACTGCTAAAATTAATCGAAGAT
- a CDS encoding DUF1414 domain-containing protein, with the protein MPIVSKYSNERVEKIVQNLIDVLVKEEASTDLALMCLGNALSTIINNQIPEQQRLAIAKNFSKALEQSTKQ; encoded by the coding sequence ATGCCTATTGTATCGAAATATTCTAATGAACGTGTAGAAAAAATTGTTCAAAATCTCATTGATGTTCTTGTTAAAGAAGAAGCGTCTACCGATTTAGCACTTATGTGCTTAGGCAATGCGCTATCAACTATTATCAACAATCAAATTCCTGAACAGCAACGCCTCGCTATCGCGAAAAACTTCAGCAAAGCGCTAGAACAATCGACCAAGCAGTAA
- a CDS encoding DUF3413 domain-containing protein, translating into MVNKQKSPYSKRLLHLISWAHWFTFFNIAAAILIAFIFLDAEGVPETGISKLYMITTWVSHMAFLTFITFVLTVFPLTLLYPVTRFIRGAASVIFTIVLTLLLLDGFTYQQLGYHLNFSSSSQIIELVKDRFTEKTLSFSGIAISAFVAILAFELIMSNYAWKHLRELQQRRYPKVIISVLLACFVTSHVIHIYADAKLDYNVLRQDNMLPLSYPSTAKTLLTKYGLFNRGDYVQRKNSPFKLANGAPSYPMLEQQCKALQPRDYSVFLILNDSNLSSRQINQFDELSSMRGARLLNHVDNANQHDAWFNMLFSLPTLYLNDMQEQDATPMLMQQLQASEILSSLTLINDSSEPNTIPQWLRDKFDNTEEHSDISPFVFAERLNGLDKGLHVFYFQETSDYQYELFVNALLLAQKQKQQKDVIWITSLGNQKETQVVSAKPSLLIWPRMSADTITGLTANMDIPTTLLRYWFQCRTPYKQYGNGTNVFRVRDDRVFANTVDDGLLVVKKDKNIIVDQQGNFESYSTTLDTIISEDSDFPMLIDGVNQLNLFSEMNKVEPQQQGN; encoded by the coding sequence ATGGTTAACAAACAAAAATCCCCATACAGTAAGCGATTATTGCACCTAATTAGCTGGGCGCATTGGTTTACGTTTTTTAATATTGCTGCAGCCATCTTGATTGCCTTTATTTTTCTTGATGCCGAAGGAGTTCCTGAAACCGGTATAAGCAAGCTTTATATGATCACCACTTGGGTGAGTCATATGGCGTTCTTAACCTTTATCACCTTTGTACTTACGGTTTTTCCGCTGACCTTGTTATATCCGGTCACGCGATTTATTCGCGGCGCAGCCTCGGTTATTTTTACCATTGTATTAACCTTGTTATTACTCGATGGTTTTACCTATCAACAGTTAGGCTATCACCTTAACTTTTCATCGAGTTCGCAGATCATTGAATTGGTGAAAGACCGATTTACTGAAAAGACCTTATCGTTTAGTGGTATCGCCATCTCAGCGTTTGTGGCGATATTAGCGTTTGAATTGATTATGAGTAACTATGCATGGAAGCATTTACGTGAACTGCAGCAACGACGTTACCCGAAGGTGATTATCAGCGTCTTATTAGCATGTTTTGTCACCAGCCATGTTATCCATATTTATGCGGATGCCAAACTCGATTATAACGTGTTGCGCCAAGATAATATGCTGCCATTGTCGTATCCGTCGACAGCGAAAACGTTATTAACCAAATATGGACTGTTTAATCGCGGTGATTACGTGCAACGCAAAAATAGCCCATTTAAGTTGGCTAATGGTGCACCTAGCTACCCAATGCTTGAGCAACAATGTAAGGCGCTGCAACCGCGGGATTATTCGGTATTTCTGATACTAAACGACTCAAATTTATCGAGTAGACAAATCAATCAGTTCGATGAACTGTCTTCAATGCGCGGTGCGCGTCTGCTAAATCATGTCGATAACGCCAACCAACATGACGCTTGGTTTAATATGTTATTTAGCTTACCAACCTTATATTTAAATGACATGCAAGAACAAGATGCGACGCCAATGCTGATGCAACAATTGCAGGCTAGTGAGATTTTGTCGTCATTAACGTTAATAAATGACTCAAGTGAACCCAACACCATACCGCAATGGTTGCGCGACAAGTTTGATAACACCGAAGAGCACAGCGATATATCCCCGTTTGTGTTTGCTGAAAGATTAAATGGCCTCGATAAAGGCCTGCATGTGTTTTACTTTCAAGAAACCAGTGACTATCAATATGAGTTGTTTGTGAATGCCCTATTGTTAGCGCAAAAACAAAAACAGCAAAAAGACGTTATTTGGATCACATCATTGGGTAATCAAAAAGAAACGCAAGTGGTCTCTGCCAAGCCGTCTTTGCTAATTTGGCCAAGAATGTCCGCTGACACGATCACTGGTTTAACCGCCAATATGGATATACCAACAACGTTACTGCGCTACTGGTTCCAGTGTCGCACACCGTATAAGCAATACGGCAACGGCACCAACGTCTTTCGTGTTCGAGATGATCGGGTGTTTGCTAATACCGTCGATGACGGCTTATTGGTCGTTAAGAAAGACAAAAACATCATTGTCGATCAACAAGGAAACTTTGAAAGTTATTCGACAACCCTAGATACCATCATCAGTGAAGACAGTGATTTTCCGATGTTGATCGATGGCGTAAACCAATTAAACCTGTTTAGTGAAATGAACAAGGTCGAACCGCAGCAGCAAGGCAATTAG
- a CDS encoding AraC family transcriptional regulator produces the protein MKTPCYFYRSVLIKNLYEMAILEFDLKKSYFDIPYDVISKPHKLVPLPDIEHFYRQLADCKKADKQDPMLMLAQKYNVIPLGHLKNWLLSGQDVSMSIMRLANMLKLIQSNAQSQVVIVKDQIGWRIHIKGVAIDVIQYESVRAAIGMLNILRYFFGESFTPNKLCLSGYCHERDEKQYRDLFQCDIQWHQPRTEIWFNRAMAFSKSSVVFEDSYRNYQMGVDDLDRYFNMPDPLNKVQGIISTIAYQRHYRLPRLVDVAQKWGWSDQQLSRFLRDKQVSFTQLRSLVLANEAITMLQKGIDIEQVRHRLGYENQVSFTNMFKSMKGMTPKQYQQRFVSER, from the coding sequence ATGAAGACTCCATGTTACTTTTATCGAAGTGTCTTAATTAAAAACCTCTATGAAATGGCTATTTTAGAGTTTGACCTTAAAAAGTCATACTTTGATATACCTTACGATGTGATAAGCAAACCACATAAGTTGGTGCCTTTGCCCGACATTGAACATTTCTATCGTCAACTTGCTGACTGTAAAAAAGCCGACAAACAAGATCCCATGCTGATGTTGGCACAAAAATATAACGTCATTCCACTTGGGCATTTAAAAAATTGGTTACTCAGTGGTCAAGACGTGTCAATGAGCATTATGCGCCTGGCCAATATGCTCAAACTTATTCAATCCAATGCACAATCGCAAGTAGTGATTGTTAAAGACCAAATCGGTTGGCGTATTCACATCAAAGGCGTCGCCATTGACGTTATTCAATATGAATCGGTGCGTGCTGCCATTGGCATGCTTAATATACTTAGGTATTTTTTCGGCGAAAGTTTTACCCCAAACAAACTCTGTTTATCCGGTTATTGTCATGAACGAGACGAGAAGCAATACAGAGATTTATTTCAGTGTGATATTCAATGGCATCAACCCAGAACCGAAATATGGTTTAACCGAGCAATGGCATTTTCAAAGTCATCGGTTGTTTTCGAGGACAGCTATAGAAATTACCAGATGGGAGTTGACGACTTAGATAGGTATTTTAATATGCCAGACCCACTCAACAAGGTGCAGGGGATCATCTCAACCATAGCTTACCAACGTCACTATCGCTTGCCTCGATTGGTCGATGTCGCGCAAAAATGGGGATGGTCAGATCAACAACTAAGCCGATTTTTACGTGATAAACAAGTTTCTTTTACCCAATTACGTTCGCTTGTTTTAGCTAATGAGGCTATTACCATGCTGCAAAAAGGCATAGACATCGAGCAAGTTCGTCATCGTTTAGGCTATGAAAATCAAGTCAGTTTTACCAATATGTTTAAAAGCATGAAGGGCATGACGCCAAAACAATATCAACAGCGCTTTGTTAGCGAGCGCTAA
- a CDS encoding magnesium transporter, with translation MKLLKKIASVIFIIGKVLIKFLMFIAIMLVGAYFLAPLGKINSKDIDMSLFSSTPNDAMMMFFQHEMFSGYLFAVTIAFILFVAYLFWQIHEVAVHKAQEQKSTQIQLVFALSLCGLFLHKAWWVVAIIIAFANWSHITDSIARIIRNGLSDFSAARRSDDAKATANN, from the coding sequence ATGAAACTACTGAAAAAAATAGCATCTGTTATTTTTATTATCGGTAAGGTATTAATTAAATTTCTGATGTTTATCGCCATTATGCTCGTTGGAGCCTATTTTCTTGCGCCTTTAGGCAAGATTAACTCCAAAGACATCGATATGTCGTTGTTTAGCAGTACGCCGAATGATGCAATGATGATGTTTTTCCAACATGAAATGTTTAGCGGTTATTTATTTGCCGTTACCATTGCCTTTATATTGTTTGTTGCCTACCTGTTCTGGCAGATTCATGAAGTCGCTGTTCATAAAGCACAGGAGCAAAAAAGCACGCAAATTCAATTGGTATTTGCGTTGTCGCTGTGTGGCTTGTTCTTACATAAAGCCTGGTGGGTAGTGGCGATTATTATTGCCTTTGCAAATTGGAGTCACATTACTGATTCAATCGCTCGCATTATCCGTAATGGTCTTTCCGATTTCAGCGCTGCTCGTCGCAGTGACGACGCTAAAGCAACGGCAAATAATTAA
- a CDS encoding efflux RND transporter periplasmic adaptor subunit, protein MKEIMIPYVLLMWILISTGAIKWTMRNAFWIVSVGAFILALLFYMSRLWAPVDMTNSSTIKAPHSVVSPLIGEQINEIHVDHNQLVKKGDVIYTLVDTESESEVAAIEAEIIKQQESVKQMTRDIQRSEEQPEIFNQRAIEKAKSDKRIALAQLESLQADLDKASFEQELKTVKAPFDGQVAIVNIANGSRVGNMKLYDISRKFMEIRVPDQTFRYVKKGQFAEFYVDAYPGEVFRARVHSFNAGTGEAAVSPINQQQSVKQHVGKNTTAHGRTVVLEIFEPEGKTIPIGATGSAWICATKPHPFLGFIDVIGAATVRLHSYKSYLNTL, encoded by the coding sequence ATGAAAGAAATAATGATCCCTTATGTTTTATTGATGTGGATATTGATATCGACAGGTGCCATTAAATGGACCATGCGCAACGCCTTTTGGATAGTCTCCGTTGGTGCATTTATATTAGCGCTTTTGTTTTATATGTCGCGCTTATGGGCGCCGGTTGATATGACCAACTCAAGTACCATTAAAGCGCCCCACTCTGTGGTATCACCGTTAATTGGTGAACAGATTAACGAAATTCACGTTGACCATAACCAGTTAGTTAAAAAAGGTGATGTCATTTACACCTTAGTTGATACTGAAAGTGAGTCTGAAGTTGCCGCAATTGAAGCGGAGATTATTAAGCAGCAAGAATCTGTTAAACAAATGACTCGGGATATACAACGTTCAGAAGAACAACCAGAAATCTTTAATCAGCGAGCTATTGAAAAAGCCAAGTCGGACAAACGTATCGCACTGGCACAATTAGAATCATTGCAAGCCGATCTTGATAAAGCGTCATTTGAACAGGAGCTAAAAACGGTCAAAGCACCGTTTGATGGACAAGTCGCCATCGTCAATATTGCCAATGGTTCACGTGTCGGTAATATGAAGCTGTATGATATTTCTCGCAAATTCATGGAAATCCGTGTCCCTGACCAAACATTTCGCTATGTTAAAAAAGGTCAATTTGCTGAGTTTTATGTTGATGCTTACCCTGGTGAAGTATTTAGAGCCCGCGTGCATAGCTTTAATGCTGGTACTGGTGAAGCAGCAGTTTCACCAATTAATCAACAGCAAAGTGTAAAACAGCATGTTGGTAAAAATACCACCGCCCATGGTCGTACTGTGGTTCTTGAGATTTTCGAGCCTGAAGGAAAAACAATCCCTATTGGTGCTACCGGTAGTGCTTGGATTTGTGCGACAAAGCCGCACCCATTTTTGGGTTTTATCGATGTGATTGGCGCCGCTACGGTACGACTGCATTCGTATAAGTCGTATTTAAACACCCTGTAG
- a CDS encoding NAD/FAD-utilizing enzyme, with protein sequence MIRHYFSTTNLKSLKDVESDLIEHGFSLPQVHVLTEDDAAVQRYQLNEVESVLKKDVVHSTEIGALVGAIGAILVLTAAYLMGWTESAAGWLPFVFLAIVVLGFCTWEGGFIGIQMPNKRFERFKGLLRQGKHILMIDANEQQQSALQDVVTMHPALVTEGVGDGSSKWFIKSQKGYQDFMKMMP encoded by the coding sequence ATGATCCGCCATTACTTTTCAACCACAAACCTTAAAAGTCTCAAAGACGTCGAAAGTGACCTCATTGAGCACGGCTTTAGTTTGCCACAAGTGCATGTATTAACAGAAGACGATGCCGCAGTGCAACGTTATCAACTAAACGAAGTCGAGTCGGTATTAAAGAAAGATGTTGTTCACTCTACCGAGATTGGCGCATTAGTTGGGGCGATAGGTGCAATATTAGTGCTAACAGCGGCTTATCTAATGGGCTGGACTGAATCAGCAGCTGGCTGGTTACCGTTTGTCTTTCTTGCCATCGTAGTGCTTGGCTTTTGTACTTGGGAAGGTGGATTTATTGGTATCCAAATGCCTAATAAACGATTTGAGCGTTTCAAAGGCTTATTGCGTCAGGGTAAACACATCTTGATGATTGACGCGAATGAGCAACAACAATCAGCTCTGCAAGACGTTGTAACCATGCACCCGGCGTTAGTGACTGAAGGTGTTGGTGACGGCAGCTCAAAATGGTTTATTAAAAGTCAGAAAGGCTATCAAGACTTTATGAAAATGATGCCGTAA
- a CDS encoding zinc ribbon domain-containing protein, which yields MRHDKWHCPKCGHKEFETGEMRVSGGFWSRIFDVQNKRYFAVSCEHCRYTEFYKGSASTVGNVFDFFTG from the coding sequence ATGCGACATGATAAATGGCATTGCCCAAAATGTGGTCATAAGGAATTTGAAACAGGTGAGATGCGTGTATCCGGAGGCTTTTGGTCTCGAATATTTGACGTACAAAACAAACGTTACTTTGCGGTTAGTTGTGAACACTGTCGCTACACCGAATTTTACAAAGGCAGTGCGTCAACCGTTGGCAACGTATTTGACTTTTTCACTGGCTAA
- a CDS encoding alpha/beta hydrolase, with product MNLVYLNLMTLMMMVVSLSTNAQTDENQTTEMVQNDKTKIELTDSIESVTSGQLKTITKFPSKFVTSRRVQVWLPDGYSKKLKYAVLYMHDGQMLFDASVTWNKQEWQVDEVASSLIAKQKTKPFIVVAIDNGGDDHRHSDYFPEKPFLSLTKQQQQIAYNQRRNSQQKVFENSVASDNYLKFLVEELKPYIDAHFSVLTDKQNTAIMGSSMGGLISMYAMFEYPHVFGAAACLSTHWPGVFFSDNNPIPDAFNQYMAKGLANLSGNRIYFDYGDQTLDAMYPPLQKRVDEIFSQYDNTLWVSKFFPGEEHSERSWAKRLDIPMQFVFSSEAR from the coding sequence ATGAATCTTGTTTACTTGAACTTGATGACGTTAATGATGATGGTCGTGTCACTGTCTACAAACGCACAAACAGATGAAAATCAAACTACGGAAATGGTACAGAACGATAAAACAAAAATTGAATTAACCGACTCTATTGAGTCCGTAACTTCTGGGCAATTGAAAACCATAACCAAGTTTCCATCTAAATTTGTGACGAGTCGTCGTGTTCAAGTATGGTTACCCGATGGCTATTCTAAAAAATTAAAATACGCTGTTTTATATATGCACGATGGTCAAATGTTATTCGATGCATCTGTTACCTGGAACAAACAAGAATGGCAGGTCGATGAAGTCGCATCGTCATTAATCGCCAAACAGAAAACAAAACCGTTTATTGTTGTCGCGATTGACAATGGAGGCGATGATCATCGTCACAGCGATTACTTTCCAGAAAAGCCGTTTTTAAGTTTAACGAAACAGCAACAACAGATTGCGTATAACCAACGCCGAAATAGTCAGCAAAAAGTATTCGAGAATTCGGTAGCATCTGATAACTATTTAAAGTTTTTGGTAGAGGAATTAAAACCCTACATCGATGCCCATTTTTCAGTGTTAACCGACAAACAAAATACCGCCATTATGGGATCGAGCATGGGTGGGTTGATATCCATGTACGCGATGTTTGAATATCCACATGTATTTGGCGCAGCCGCGTGTCTATCCACGCATTGGCCCGGTGTGTTTTTCAGCGACAACAATCCGATCCCAGACGCCTTTAATCAATACATGGCAAAAGGTTTAGCTAATTTATCTGGCAATCGTATTTACTTTGATTATGGCGATCAAACATTAGATGCGATGTATCCACCATTGCAAAAACGCGTAGATGAAATTTTTAGTCAGTACGATAATACGCTATGGGTAAGTAAGTTTTTTCCAGGTGAAGAGCACAGTGAACGGTCTTGGGCAAAACGCTTAGATATTCCCATGCAGTTTGTATTTTCAAGTGAGGCTCGCTAA
- a CDS encoding type II toxin-antitoxin system HicB family antitoxin produces MRFPIVLLFNPEKNDYKVVVADMPGCECRASTMDDALDKVISVIESHLSILAEYNEDIPVASSFESHVSKMEFRGGVWAVVDIDVTPYLGKSHKINVTLPELLIKKIDDTVSTEPAYHTRSGFLATAAMNELAKLK; encoded by the coding sequence ATGCGCTTCCCTATTGTTTTGTTATTTAACCCTGAGAAAAATGACTATAAAGTGGTCGTTGCTGACATGCCTGGCTGTGAATGTAGAGCGTCAACAATGGATGACGCTTTAGATAAAGTGATCAGTGTTATTGAGTCTCATTTATCCATCTTGGCTGAATATAATGAAGATATTCCAGTTGCTTCGTCGTTTGAATCACACGTAAGTAAAATGGAATTTAGAGGTGGTGTTTGGGCGGTTGTTGATATTGATGTAACCCCCTATTTAGGAAAAAGTCACAAAATAAACGTTACCTTGCCTGAGTTGCTGATCAAAAAAATTGATGATACCGTATCAACCGAACCAGCTTATCATACCCGTTCTGGATTTTTAGCAACCGCGGCAATGAACGAATTAGCTAAGCTTAAATAG
- a CDS encoding OmpP1/FadL family transporter, which yields MKKLTISALLTTMFSINASATGLYLTELNATDVALAGAGWAARANDATTAFNNPAGMTRLDTAQYEAAILPIYISQGFSANSNNMTEGTTANADAWLPSASFFYVRPIDDKWSFGLSMAGYFGLGLEYDDDWIGRYYNTKSILQTVGIQPSVGYKVNDNWSVGLGVILGYTIFEQTVAVKNIAPDSGDAELELKDEDTSIQFSLGVLYEFNERTRIGLQYLSEAELDMEDVTGLKDAGPILTNILEQNGLNDISYDFEFTLPQAVSVSLFHQINDRWNFLANATWQEWSEFGQIGLFVDTEDNINVDIDKNFNDTHGASIGVQYQLNDQWMLNSGVGYHSAMVDTKYRTPDLPMTESYRFGFGGVKTLSESSTLKLSAEILWFGDFEVERNRGPVTGQFHADYEDISMTFLALSYAKTF from the coding sequence ATGAAAAAGCTAACAATAAGCGCATTACTGACGACGATGTTTTCCATAAATGCAAGCGCTACAGGTTTATACCTAACGGAGTTAAATGCAACTGATGTAGCACTGGCCGGAGCGGGTTGGGCGGCGAGAGCAAATGACGCGACAACGGCGTTTAACAACCCTGCAGGTATGACACGTCTTGATACAGCCCAATATGAAGCGGCAATTTTGCCGATATACATTAGCCAAGGCTTTAGCGCAAACTCAAATAATATGACAGAAGGTACGACAGCTAATGCCGATGCTTGGTTACCCTCAGCCAGTTTTTTCTATGTTCGTCCGATCGATGATAAATGGTCGTTTGGCTTATCCATGGCAGGTTATTTTGGATTAGGTCTCGAATATGACGATGACTGGATAGGCCGCTATTACAATACGAAAAGTATTTTGCAAACGGTGGGCATTCAACCGTCGGTTGGTTATAAGGTAAATGATAATTGGTCGGTGGGATTGGGCGTTATACTTGGCTATACCATATTTGAGCAAACCGTTGCAGTGAAAAATATTGCACCAGACAGCGGTGATGCTGAGTTGGAGTTAAAGGACGAGGATACTTCGATTCAATTTAGCTTAGGTGTATTATACGAATTTAATGAGCGTACTCGCATAGGATTACAATACTTAAGCGAAGCTGAATTAGACATGGAAGACGTAACCGGTTTAAAAGATGCTGGGCCAATATTAACCAATATATTAGAGCAGAATGGTCTAAATGATATCTCATATGATTTTGAGTTTACCTTACCACAAGCCGTATCGGTTAGCCTGTTCCATCAAATAAACGATCGTTGGAACTTTTTGGCTAATGCGACATGGCAAGAGTGGTCTGAATTTGGTCAAATTGGCTTATTTGTCGATACCGAGGACAATATCAATGTTGATATCGATAAAAACTTTAATGATACCCATGGTGCATCCATAGGTGTGCAATACCAATTAAATGATCAGTGGATGCTAAATTCTGGCGTTGGTTATCACAGTGCTATGGTGGATACTAAATACCGCACCCCTGACTTACCGATGACCGAAAGCTACCGCTTTGGTTTTGGCGGTGTCAAAACGTTGAGCGAATCATCGACTCTTAAGCTTTCAGCGGAAATCTTGTGGTTTGGTGACTTTGAGGTTGAGCGTAATCGTGGCCCGGTTACTGGTCAATTTCACGCAGACTATGAAGATATTAGTATGACTTTCTTAGCGTTAAGTTACGCTAAAACGTTTTAA